The following coding sequences lie in one Acidobacteriota bacterium genomic window:
- a CDS encoding PDZ domain-containing protein: MENTLDGPLAKFVDEAYAGVYIYAPEEFMTGDEFRFVIYNARTSSQAHHSKTLKATSKLIHQIRSDFREVLGAGANYWEEDASDSEPPGTGVFLVTGAWDEGWTNVGSEVFRTMTNEDAGIVAQKGRDGVDLIEVHPGSPAHESGLRTGDTVLSVDGRVSFPRDKITRTLTVKYMAHVLKRIRRGKIQESEWKVQHRGRERTLRVAAAEGLQ, translated from the coding sequence ATGGAAAATACCCTGGACGGCCCCTTGGCCAAGTTCGTCGACGAGGCTTATGCGGGTGTTTACATCTACGCTCCCGAGGAGTTCATGACGGGCGATGAATTTCGCTTCGTGATTTACAATGCACGCACATCCAGCCAAGCCCATCACTCAAAAACCCTCAAGGCCACCTCCAAACTGATCCACCAGATCCGATCCGACTTTCGGGAAGTCCTGGGAGCGGGAGCCAACTACTGGGAAGAAGACGCCTCCGATTCCGAGCCGCCCGGAACAGGGGTATTCCTGGTGACAGGCGCCTGGGACGAAGGCTGGACCAACGTAGGATCGGAGGTGTTCCGGACAATGACCAATGAAGACGCCGGAATCGTGGCGCAAAAAGGCAGGGACGGCGTTGACCTCATAGAGGTGCATCCTGGATCTCCGGCCCATGAGTCCGGACTGCGAACCGGAGATACCGTCTTGTCCGTTGACGGAAGGGTCAGTTTTCCCAGGGACAAAATCACCAGGACACTCACCGTCAAGTACATGGCCCACGTTCTCAAGAGGATAAGAAGGGGCAAGATCCAGGAATCCGAATGGAAGGTGCAGCATCGAGGTCGGGAACGCACCCTGCGAGTCGCTGCGGCTGAAGGCTTACAATGA